One region of Colius striatus isolate bColStr4 chromosome 4, bColStr4.1.hap1, whole genome shotgun sequence genomic DNA includes:
- the LRRC30 gene encoding LOW QUALITY PROTEIN: leucine-rich repeat-containing protein 30 (The sequence of the model RefSeq protein was modified relative to this genomic sequence to represent the inferred CDS: deleted 2 bases in 1 codon), whose product MHFTGSSLSPCFDFPASCKLSAFACWCSLQRKKISVHFSGGIQRVMGTEHSKNEGRRSMVFLRKGPKLPAWEDALLSGKEPKSLLKRGLRYVSLSLIMKGMTSTPEFLWGLLEVQKLNLSRNQLVVIPPSLGKLDRLVVLNLGGNCLKSLPKEIGLLRNLKVLFVNMNCLTEVPAELSLCRKLEVLSLSHNCISQLPLSFTDLTSLRKLNLSNNRFVQIPLCIFALRSLDFLHLGSNRLENIAESVQYLVNLQIFIIENNNIRSLPRSLCFITTLELLNVDYNAIQTLPDDLYLLRRLPRIAWNPMDKGLHIAHNPLSRPLPEVIESGLDALFNYLREKKEHN is encoded by the exons ATGCACTTCACAGGCTCCTCCTTGTCTCCTTGCTTTGACTTTCCTGCCTCCTGTAAGCTGTCAGCATTTGCATGTTGGTGTAGC ttgcaaaggaagaaaatctcaGTTCATTTCTCAGGAGGGATCCAGCGTGTTATGGGAACTGAGCACTCGAAGAACGAGGGCCGAAGGAGCATGgtttttctgaggaaaggcCCAAAGTTACCTGCGTGGGAAGATGCTCTTCTGTCAGGGAAAGAGCCCAAGTCACTGCTGAAACGGGGATTGCGTTATGTCAGCTTGAGCCTCATAATGAAAGGGATGACCAGCACGCCTGAATTCTTGTGGGGACTGCTTGAGGTGCAGAAACTGAACCTTTCACGCAACCAGCTGGTGGTGATTCCTCCTTCGCTGGGGAAACTAGACAGGCTGGTAGTGCTGAACTTGGGTGGCAACTGCCTCAAGTCTCTGCCTAAAGAGATTGGACTACTGAGGAACCTGAAGGTCTTGTTCGTCAATATGAATTGCCTGACAGAAGtgccagcagagctcagcttgTGCAGGAAACTGGAGGTTTTGAGCCTCTCGCACAACTGCATCTCACAACTGCCTTTGAGCTTCACTGACCTGACAAGTTTGAGGAAACTGAACCTCAGCAACAACCGCTTTGTGCAAATTCCCCTCTGCATTTTTGCACTGAGGAGCTTAGACTTCTTGCACCTAGGGTCCAACAGGCTTGAAAACATCGCAGAGAGTGTCCAGTATCTGGTCAACCTGCAAATATTTATTATAGAGAATAACAACATACGCAGCCTGCCACGGTCTCTCTGCTTTATCACCACTCTGGAGTTATTAAATGTTGATTACAATGCCATACAGACTCTCCCGGATGACCTCTACCTGCTGCGCCGGCTGCCACGCATTGCGTGGAACCCAATGGACAAAGGCCTCCACATAGCCCACAACCCCTTGTCCCGGCCCCTGCCCGAGGTCATCGAGAGCGGGTTGGATGCCCTTTTCAACTacctcagggagaaaaaggagcaCAACTGA